TGCTGGCAGTCGGTTACCGGAAACCCGGTCTTCAACTTTTGCCGCCCAAGTGGCGGAAATCGAAAGAAGAGATCGTCGTTGCGTTCGCGTAAACGCGCGTCAGCGACGCTGGCTGGAAAAGGCGGTTTGTTCTGCCTGTACAATCCGGAGAGTACTGAATGCGTAAAGCGAACAAGGAGATCAACGACCCGGCCGTGATTGAGGGGCTCCTGAATGAGTGTCAGGTCGGGCGCCTTGGAACGGTCGGGCAGGATGGCTACCCGATGATCAAACCGCTTAATTTCGCCTATGCCGAGGGGCGGATCTACTTTCACTCCGCCCTGGCCGGGGAGAAGATCGATCATCTCGACCGTGATGACCGGGTCTGCTTTGAAGTGGATCTTCCCCTGGCGCTCGTCCGGGCGGTCAACCAGCCCTGCGAGGCGGCATACCTCTATCGCAGCGTGATCATCAAGGGCAGGGCGCATCTAGTTACCGATGATGCGGAGCGGGGGCTTGCCTTTCGCAGTCTGATGGCCAAGTATCAGCCGGATGGCGGGTTCGGTGACTACCTTCCGGAGAAACTGGCGATTACCGGGATTGTCCGGATCGAGATCGAGTCATTGACCGGCAAGGAAGACCTGGGCCAGGGAAAGATCCATGAACAGCTTCTGGCGGCCCTTGCCCGGAAGGACCCCCTGCCGGTGATCCTGAAGAGGGGCCTGGACGAAAAATAGATCTGGCACGGTTTTGTCGAATGGTGATTAAATAGGATTGAGTGATGCTGAGTGATCTTCGCCGGAAGAGTGGCATAAAGACAAGGCGGGCCCTGGATATGGAAAAAGAACACCGACAGAAGGTTGCGGGAAATTCAGCCGCTTCTGCTGATCTTCAGAAAAAGGTAGCAGAGCTGGAAGAGCGGATTGCCGCACTTGAGAAAAAGGGTGATCAACTGAGCCTTGTCCTCTTCAGCGGGGATCTTGATAAGGCGATGGCCGCTTTTATTATCGCCAATGGCGCGGTTGCCATGAACATGAAGGTCACCATTTTCGCCACTTTCTGGGGATTGGATGTCCTGAAAAAATCTACTTTTGCGACCACCGGCAGAGGGTTTCTCGAGCGCCTGCTCCTGGCCTTGCGACCAAAAGGGCCGGAGAATCTCCCCACCTCAAAAATGAACTTTGGTGGCATTGGTCCGAAACTGTTCCGTTATATGATGAAGAAGAAAAACGTGATCCGGCTGGAGACGCTTATCCGGATGGCCCGGGAAGCCGGAGTGCGAATTATCGCCTGCCAGATGACCGTTGACCTGATGGGGATAAAGCCGACAGACCTGATTGACGGCTTGGAGCCCGGCGGGGTAGGCGCGTTTCTCGCCAGCGCTGCGAAATCCAACACGACGCTGTTCCTGTAAGCCGGATTGCTGTTGTTTTCATGATCCTTCGACAGGCTCAGGATGAGCGGTATCAAGCTGAGTTGAGCAGACGAGCTGTTCAACGCAGCTTTAATGAATGCCGGCTGCTTCGCCGACTGCTTGAACAGGGGGCTTTATGACCTTTACGTCAGAAATAACAGATGAAGAGCCGCAGGAATTTGCAGCGGATTCTCCGGTTTTGCATCTTGTGGTGGGGATCGATTATATCTTCACTAAGCTGGGAGTCACGGAATCTTGTTTTCGTAATCCTTCCAACCTGAGCGAAGAGAATGCAAAAGTAGCCGGGATGACCAATAGCTTTTTACAGCCTACACGCATCGGCAGAAAAGCGGTGCTAGGGAAAGCCGATTTTTATTACGGTCGTAAATTCAATCTGACGCCCGATGTCTATGAATTGGTTTCTTTCGATGCTCCGAAGGACATATTCGCGTTTGTTGAAAACCGGGTCAGGGAGACGCTTACCGATTATATGAGTATCCATAGAGAAAATTTCAGACTGAGCCTGGATATTCAAAACGGCGTGATTACGAGTTTATCGAAAATTGGATTTGACGAGGAATTTACATACCTTTTGAAAAATACGGTTCTGACCATCGGTGACCTTGAAAAGATTATTCAAGGTGTGCTGGCAATCGCATAGGAAAAGGCGGCGGGTGGTCATTACAGGGGTTTTGGCGATTTTTTCATGCCTGTTTTCCACAAGAAGGGAGAAGCCAGGAGCCAGGAGTTAGAAGCCAGGAGCCAGGAGCCAGGAGCCAGGAGTCAGAAGTTAGAAGCCAGGAGTTAGAAGCCAGAATGACGGATTTATTTACCCTTCGGGTACTCACTTCAATACCCCTTGAGGAGTATACGTCTCGATGTCTCGCATGCTCGCTAATCGGTACAACAGACGAGTTGCTCAAATCGGCTTTAAGCTTTCCTCCTGGCTCCTGGCTTCTAATCATGGAATGCCGCCATGACTTGGGACCATTTGATGACAGCAAACCAATATCTTGAGGCAAGTCAGAAAGTTGAGTCCTACTATAGAAGAACGCGCATCCAGTGGTGGAAAAAGAGGATAGATTCATGACGGACACGGAAAAACAGCCCGGCAGCCTCCGGGCAAAAATCGTCAGGCTGATCTGGGGAGCGCTTCCCGCTTTGATGCTGGTCGGACTTGTGTTTCTGATCATCGTATTTTTTACCGCAATCAGCGCGAAGAAGACCCGGTTGGCGGAAGAACAGGCCCGGGCCCTGTCCGCCGGGCGGCCGGCGGTCAATGTGGTGCTTCTGGAAATTCAACCCCGGCCGATCAGCGACCGGCTCAACCTGCCGGGCGCTATCGAGCCATGGCTCGATCTGGAGCTGCTTGCCAAGATCGGCGGGGAAGTGGTCGAGGTGCCGGTGAAAGAAGGGGACTGGCTGCAGGAGGGTGAGGTGATCGCCCGGGTCGACCCGGAGGATTACCGGATTGCCCTCAACGCGGCCGAATCCGCCGCCAGTCTGGCCCTGACCAACCTGGAGCGGACCCGGAGCCTGTTTGACAACGGTTTCTCCCCCAAGGCGGAACTCGATGTGATGGAGGCCCAGGAGCAAGCCACCCGGGCCACCCTGGATCAGGCACGGCTGCTGCTCGCCCGCTGCAATATCACTGCCCCGATCTCCGGGGTGATCCGCCGTCTGGACGCCAAGGTCGGCCTGCTCCTGAAGAATGGCGATCCCATTGCCCGGATCCTGCAGATCGATAAGGTAAAGGGAGTGATCGGCATCCCCGAATCGGATGTCAGCAGTGTCGCCCGCCTCGACCGGGTGCCTTTAACCCTGCAGGCCCTGGACAACCGCACCGTCACCGGGCGCAAACATTTTCTCGCTTCTTCCCCGGAAAACGTGGCCCGGCTCTACCGCCTCGAGCTGGCGATCGACAACCCTGATCGGTCGATCCTGCCGGGCATGTTCGTCAAAGCCGATCTCGTCAAGCAACGGGTGGAAGAGGGGTTGACCGTCCCCATCTATGCCATCC
The Pseudomonadota bacterium DNA segment above includes these coding regions:
- a CDS encoding pyridoxamine 5'-phosphate oxidase family protein, with protein sequence MRKANKEINDPAVIEGLLNECQVGRLGTVGQDGYPMIKPLNFAYAEGRIYFHSALAGEKIDHLDRDDRVCFEVDLPLALVRAVNQPCEAAYLYRSVIIKGRAHLVTDDAERGLAFRSLMAKYQPDGGFGDYLPEKLAITGIVRIEIESLTGKEDLGQGKIHEQLLAALARKDPLPVILKRGLDEK
- a CDS encoding DsrE/DsrF/DrsH-like family protein, whose translation is MEKEHRQKVAGNSAASADLQKKVAELEERIAALEKKGDQLSLVLFSGDLDKAMAAFIIANGAVAMNMKVTIFATFWGLDVLKKSTFATTGRGFLERLLLALRPKGPENLPTSKMNFGGIGPKLFRYMMKKKNVIRLETLIRMAREAGVRIIACQMTVDLMGIKPTDLIDGLEPGGVGAFLASAAKSNTTLFL
- a CDS encoding efflux RND transporter periplasmic adaptor subunit, whose product is MTDTEKQPGSLRAKIVRLIWGALPALMLVGLVFLIIVFFTAISAKKTRLAEEQARALSAGRPAVNVVLLEIQPRPISDRLNLPGAIEPWLDLELLAKIGGEVVEVPVKEGDWLQEGEVIARVDPEDYRIALNAAESAASLALTNLERTRSLFDNGFSPKAELDVMEAQEQATRATLDQARLLLARCNITAPISGVIRRLDAKVGLLLKNGDPIARILQIDKVKGVIGIPESDVSSVARLDRVPLTLQALDNRTVTGRKHFLASSPENVARLYRLELAIDNPDRSILPGMFVKADLVKQRVEEGLTVPIYAILNRNDERFVFIEEQGVAVRRPVEPGITEEWRVQIVSGLAVGDRVIVEGHRAVEEGQELNIVKTITGIGEFAR